One segment of Thermosynechococcus sp. HN-54 DNA contains the following:
- a CDS encoding metal ABC transporter permease has translation MITWLLEPLQHAFMVKALGVSTLVGCVCAVLSCFLTLKGWALMGDAVSHAVLPGVILAYWLGLPFALGAFVFGLMAVTLIGFIQQQTRVKEDTVIGLVFTGFFALGLVLLSKTASSVDLMHILFGNVLGISDRDLWQTVIVSCVTLITIALLHRDLILFCFDPTHARTIGLNTTLLYYLLLALLSLTTVAALQTVGIILVVAMLITPGATAYLLSDRFGVMVLIALGVGGLGSLLGTYISYYLDASTGGCIVVLQTLIFLLAMIFAPKHGLLAKVRSPLS, from the coding sequence ATGATCACTTGGCTACTAGAGCCGCTGCAACACGCATTTATGGTCAAAGCCTTGGGGGTAAGCACCCTTGTGGGCTGTGTCTGTGCGGTATTGTCTTGTTTTTTGACCCTGAAGGGCTGGGCACTGATGGGGGATGCAGTGTCCCATGCAGTCTTGCCCGGTGTAATCTTGGCCTATTGGCTGGGGCTGCCCTTTGCCTTGGGGGCTTTTGTCTTTGGTCTGATGGCCGTGACCCTCATTGGCTTTATTCAGCAGCAGACACGGGTGAAGGAGGATACAGTTATTGGCCTAGTGTTTACAGGCTTTTTCGCCTTGGGGTTGGTGTTGCTCTCGAAAACCGCTAGTAGTGTTGACCTAATGCATATTCTCTTTGGAAATGTCTTGGGGATTAGTGATCGCGACCTCTGGCAAACGGTAATTGTTAGCTGCGTTACATTGATCACAATTGCTTTACTCCATCGGGACTTGATTCTGTTTTGCTTTGACCCTACCCATGCCCGTACCATTGGCCTAAATACGACCCTGCTGTACTATCTTCTTTTGGCGCTGCTATCCCTAACCACTGTGGCTGCCCTGCAAACCGTGGGCATTATTCTCGTGGTGGCGATGCTAATTACACCGGGGGCAACGGCCTACTTGTTGAGCGATCGCTTTGGCGTGATGGTGCTCATTGCTCTTGGGGTAGGTGGCCTTGGCAGTTTACTGGGAACCTACATCAGTTACTATCTGGATGCGTCAACAGGTGGCTGTATTGTTGTCCTGCAAACCCTAATTTTTCTATTAGCGATGATTTTTGCCCCCAAGCATGGTCTCTTGGCCAAAGTCCGCTCGCCCCTGAGTTAG
- a CDS encoding TIGR00297 family protein, whose product MIRCCQYSRSAVLVDGILLLNPWWIGILLNTFLGAIALLARQKLLTPAGLFHAWLLGVLIWGTLGWQGYLIVMVYFLVGSAVTRLGMAKKEAAGIAEKRSGARGPENVWGSAFTGTVCALLALLFPQWRELFWVGFVASFSTKLSDTCASEVGKAYGQRTFLITTLQPVPPGTEGAVSLEGTLAGLVGATIIAVLGSSVNLMGAIAIPICILAAFLANLVESLVGATLQERYPWLSNEIVNGINTTVGALLAMAVIFMVS is encoded by the coding sequence ATGATAAGGTGCTGCCAGTATAGTCGGAGTGCGGTTCTCGTGGATGGCATCCTTTTACTGAACCCTTGGTGGATAGGTATCTTGCTCAATACCTTCCTTGGGGCGATCGCCCTCCTTGCGCGGCAAAAATTACTCACCCCAGCAGGACTCTTCCATGCGTGGCTCTTGGGGGTACTGATCTGGGGGACACTCGGCTGGCAGGGCTATCTCATTGTCATGGTCTATTTCCTTGTCGGTTCCGCCGTCACCCGCCTCGGCATGGCAAAAAAAGAGGCCGCAGGCATTGCTGAAAAACGCTCCGGCGCACGCGGGCCAGAGAACGTCTGGGGATCGGCTTTTACAGGCACCGTCTGTGCACTCCTTGCTCTTCTGTTTCCCCAATGGCGAGAGCTATTCTGGGTGGGGTTTGTCGCTAGTTTTAGCACCAAGCTGTCGGACACCTGTGCCAGTGAAGTGGGCAAAGCCTATGGCCAGCGCACGTTTCTTATTACCACACTGCAACCTGTGCCACCGGGGACAGAGGGCGCCGTGAGCTTGGAGGGAACGCTAGCAGGTCTGGTGGGTGCTACTATCATAGCTGTGCTCGGTTCGAGTGTGAACTTGATGGGAGCGATCGCCATCCCCATTTGTATCCTTGCGGCCTTCTTAGCCAATCTTGTGGAGAGTCTCGTGGGAGCAACCCTTCAAGAACGCTACCCTTGGCTGAGTAATGAAATCGTCAACGGCATCAACACAACCGTGGGGGCTTTACTGGCAATGGCAGTCATTTTTATGGTTTCATAG
- a CDS encoding FkbM family methyltransferase, whose protein sequence is MNKILDWLDSLLIHNSFQREVRRWFRDKGDSTLRLDYPLDTESIVLDVGGYKGDFTALIHEKFNCRVFVFEPVSVFYHICKKRFAGNAKITALNYGLSDTDEVSQVYIAQDSSSFYKRTSKASAEIAQLRNCATVFQELGLEKVDLMKINIEGGEYNLVRKLIDSNLIEKIKYLQIQFHNFVENSEEKRQNLRSQLTRTHIEMWNYEFVWESWQLKNI, encoded by the coding sequence ATGAACAAAATTCTAGACTGGCTTGACTCATTGCTAATTCACAACTCATTTCAACGCGAGGTTCGTCGCTGGTTTCGAGATAAAGGCGATAGCACCTTGCGGCTTGATTATCCACTTGATACAGAGAGCATTGTCCTAGATGTGGGGGGATATAAAGGAGACTTTACTGCTCTCATTCATGAGAAATTTAATTGTCGAGTGTTTGTTTTTGAGCCAGTTTCAGTCTTCTATCACATTTGTAAGAAACGGTTCGCTGGTAATGCAAAGATTACTGCCCTGAATTATGGGCTTTCTGACACTGATGAAGTTTCTCAAGTTTATATAGCTCAAGATTCATCAAGTTTTTATAAAAGAACTTCAAAAGCATCAGCGGAAATAGCTCAACTACGGAACTGTGCCACTGTTTTCCAAGAGCTTGGTCTCGAAAAAGTAGATTTGATGAAAATTAACATTGAAGGAGGAGAGTATAATTTAGTGAGAAAGCTCATTGATTCTAACTTAATAGAAAAGATAAAATATCTTCAGATTCAGTTTCATAATTTTGTTGAGAACTCAGAAGAGAAGCGTCAGAATTTACGTTCTCAGTTAACAAGAACTCATATTGAAATGTGGAATTACGAATTCGTTTGGGAAAGCTGGCAATTAAAGAACATTTGA
- a CDS encoding glycosyltransferase family 10 domain-containing protein yields the protein MELRIRLGKLAIKEHLSCNLENHSMTKQGLTGLFVYPDIPTAVFFDPNGSPDGLTQPWIALREGFRAQGVELVGLDECCNDPDFELHLNVQAPRSKSPKFVILAEHPLIYPANGRRFLLRRYQGVFTWNPDLAIKQTQRIQLPHPFKITGGVDGYGQRPQLVVLINSNKALAWWAPSQDLYRERVRAIRWFEHHAPQDFALYGHGWNHSAQLPVVGGIIHALEKRWIHRPFPPFPSWRGIVPTKTEVLRQSRFSIVYENAIFRGYITEKIFDAFCAGNVPVYWGAPDITDYIPKACFIDRREFSSYDSLYSFLKTMPEEIYKGYQQAIWNFLHSPQAQRFSITHFVQTIVRGILDRFNTIHKQSER from the coding sequence GTGGAATTACGAATTCGTTTGGGAAAGCTGGCAATTAAAGAACATTTGAGTTGCAACCTAGAAAATCATTCAATGACAAAGCAAGGATTAACGGGTCTTTTTGTCTATCCTGATATTCCCACAGCCGTATTTTTTGATCCTAATGGATCTCCAGATGGATTAACACAGCCTTGGATTGCCCTGCGGGAGGGGTTTCGTGCTCAAGGCGTTGAACTTGTTGGCCTCGATGAATGCTGTAATGATCCCGATTTTGAACTCCATCTCAATGTTCAAGCTCCGCGCTCCAAGTCTCCAAAATTTGTAATTCTCGCTGAACATCCGTTGATCTATCCAGCCAATGGGCGGCGGTTCTTATTGCGTCGCTACCAAGGTGTCTTTACTTGGAACCCTGACCTTGCTATCAAGCAGACCCAGCGAATTCAACTGCCTCACCCGTTCAAAATAACAGGTGGTGTAGATGGCTATGGGCAACGTCCTCAGTTGGTAGTTTTAATCAACAGTAATAAGGCTTTGGCTTGGTGGGCTCCCTCTCAAGATCTCTACCGCGAACGGGTCAGAGCTATTCGCTGGTTTGAACACCATGCACCACAGGACTTTGCCCTTTATGGTCACGGTTGGAATCACTCAGCCCAACTGCCAGTGGTGGGAGGTATCATTCACGCCTTAGAAAAAAGGTGGATTCACAGACCATTCCCCCCGTTTCCGTCTTGGCGGGGCATTGTGCCCACAAAAACTGAAGTGTTAAGACAGTCCCGCTTCTCGATTGTCTATGAAAACGCGATTTTTCGTGGTTACATCACAGAGAAAATTTTTGATGCCTTTTGCGCGGGGAACGTGCCAGTCTACTGGGGGGCACCAGACATTACCGACTACATTCCTAAGGCTTGTTTTATTGACCGTAGAGAGTTTTCCTCCTACGACTCTTTATACAGCTTTCTCAAGACGATGCCAGAAGAGATCTATAAAGGCTACCAGCAAGCAATTTGGAATTTTCTGCACTCTCCCCAAGCACAGCGGTTTTCTATTACTCACTTTGTGCAGACCATCGTTCGTGGCATTTTGGATCGATTCAACACTATTCATAAACAGTCAGAACGATGA
- a CDS encoding alpha-1,2-fucosyltransferase, which produces MIFVNLIGGLGNQMFQYALGRALSIAKGVPLRLDISDFESYQLHQGFELHRVFCCEAAIASLEDLKSVLGWWGVPKIRRAIANLKLSALCKGRLILEPHYHYWEQIHSIPDTAYLQGYWQSEKYFSEIADVLREDFKFRQPLSEANAQWADKITQCHSISLHIRRGDYISNSTTHRVHGVCQLDYYYRAIEYITTLVSDPVFFVFSDEVEWAKSNLEISHPVYYVENNTGQESYNDMRLMSLCRHHIIANSTFSWWAAWLNDSPEKIVIAPPKWFAISDKDDSDLIPKSWIRI; this is translated from the coding sequence ATGATCTTTGTCAATCTTATCGGTGGCCTTGGAAACCAGATGTTCCAGTATGCTTTAGGAAGGGCTTTGTCTATTGCTAAGGGAGTACCTTTGCGTTTAGATATTTCGGATTTTGAAAGTTACCAGCTTCATCAAGGGTTTGAGCTACATCGTGTATTTTGCTGTGAGGCTGCAATTGCTTCTCTTGAGGATTTGAAGTCTGTTTTGGGTTGGTGGGGGGTACCAAAAATCAGGAGAGCGATCGCCAACCTTAAGCTTTCAGCACTATGTAAGGGACGACTAATTCTTGAACCTCACTATCACTATTGGGAGCAAATTCACTCTATCCCTGACACCGCCTACCTTCAGGGCTACTGGCAATCAGAAAAATACTTTAGCGAAATTGCTGATGTCCTACGGGAAGATTTCAAGTTTAGGCAACCTCTGTCGGAAGCCAATGCTCAATGGGCAGATAAAATTACTCAGTGTCATTCAATTAGTCTTCATATTCGCCGTGGAGACTATATTTCAAACTCTACGACACATAGAGTTCATGGCGTCTGTCAGCTTGACTATTACTATCGCGCTATTGAATATATCACTACACTTGTAAGTGATCCTGTATTCTTTGTCTTTTCAGATGAAGTTGAATGGGCAAAATCAAACTTAGAAATCTCGCACCCTGTTTACTATGTGGAAAATAATACTGGTCAGGAGAGCTATAATGATATGCGATTAATGAGTCTATGTCGTCATCATATAATTGCCAACAGTACGTTTAGTTGGTGGGCTGCTTGGCTAAATGATAGCCCTGAAAAAATTGTGATTGCTCCTCCAAAATGGTTTGCTATATCTGATAAAGATGATTCAGACTTAATTCCAAAGAGCTGGATTAGGATTTGA
- a CDS encoding glycosyltransferase gives MMNINKNPTISVILPVFNSDQYIELSIKSILHQSFNDFELIIINDGSSDNSFEILSSYAKIDPRIYLIHQDNKGLIYTLNKAIEIANGRYIARMDADDLALPKRLESQLKFLEENKLHLCGSSVQLIGAGIGSWHYPHSHEGCEAELLFGVPFAHPSVIGRSEVFKELRYSAEWSLVEDYDLWQRAWVVGFRMGNVPEVLLRYRVHRKQTSALYRRQQAQNSQRIRSRHWQQLLSAKLGISPTEAQEAEKDPWKTFHLLQELKQCYKGTEAEKILQHAFLRLCSHRLHSWVLDRTG, from the coding sequence ATGATGAATATAAACAAAAATCCGACCATTTCAGTTATTTTGCCAGTTTTTAATTCTGACCAATATATTGAATTATCTATAAAATCTATTCTTCATCAATCTTTTAATGATTTTGAACTCATTATTATTAATGATGGTTCTTCGGATAATTCATTTGAAATCTTATCAAGCTATGCAAAAATTGATCCTCGTATTTACTTAATTCATCAGGATAATAAAGGTTTAATTTATACACTGAATAAAGCAATTGAGATTGCTAATGGTCGGTATATCGCTAGAATGGATGCAGATGATTTAGCCTTACCTAAAAGGTTAGAAAGTCAGCTTAAATTTCTAGAAGAAAATAAATTGCATCTTTGTGGCTCATCTGTTCAGCTCATTGGCGCAGGAATTGGTTCTTGGCACTATCCTCATTCCCATGAAGGCTGTGAAGCTGAATTATTGTTTGGTGTTCCTTTTGCCCATCCATCTGTGATCGGTCGCTCTGAGGTATTCAAAGAGCTAAGGTACTCCGCTGAGTGGTCTCTTGTAGAGGATTATGATTTATGGCAGCGGGCATGGGTGGTGGGGTTTAGGATGGGGAATGTTCCAGAGGTGCTTCTTCGATACCGAGTGCATCGAAAACAAACTTCAGCTCTTTACCGACGGCAGCAAGCTCAAAATAGTCAACGGATTCGTTCGCGCCACTGGCAACAACTACTGAGTGCCAAGCTAGGAATTTCGCCAACTGAGGCTCAAGAAGCAGAGAAAGACCCGTGGAAAACGTTCCACCTCCTGCAGGAGTTAAAGCAATGTTATAAAGGAACAGAAGCAGAGAAAATTCTCCAACATGCGTTCCTGCGCCTTTGTTCTCATCGCCTCCATAGTTGGGTTTTAGATAGAACAGGCTAG
- a CDS encoding glycosyltransferase family 2 protein, whose product MFFSVVIPTYNRLPILEKCVRAIAHQTWNPELGIEGYEVIIVDDGSTDNTIEWLREHGEEFPCVRWLQQEHLGPAAARNLGLQAAQGDWIIFIDSDLVVTETFLEAHVKCLTQEKERLGIEDIPQVPAFSYGRVINTCNFDDLTSEPYKIIDFSAAYFATGNVAIARHWLEKAGLFDTQFQLYGWEDLELGVRLKKLGLRLLKCPEAVGYHWHPPFSLSQVPALIRKEIERGRMGVLFYKKHPIWEVKLMIQMTPFHYLLWAILSLGGLLNEKTMAPLLQWLINIGRPQDALEVARIFLNWYNVRAVYSAYQEQIKNSV is encoded by the coding sequence ATGTTTTTTAGTGTCGTAATTCCTACCTATAATCGCTTGCCCATTCTAGAAAAGTGTGTTCGCGCGATCGCCCACCAAACATGGAATCCTGAGCTGGGCATCGAGGGCTATGAAGTCATTATTGTCGATGACGGCTCAACAGACAACACGATTGAGTGGCTGAGGGAGCATGGTGAGGAATTTCCCTGTGTGCGCTGGTTGCAACAGGAGCATCTGGGGCCAGCGGCGGCTCGTAACTTGGGTCTTCAAGCAGCTCAGGGTGACTGGATTATTTTTATCGATAGTGATTTGGTAGTGACGGAAACGTTTTTAGAAGCTCATGTGAAGTGCTTAACTCAAGAAAAAGAACGTCTTGGCATTGAGGATATCCCTCAGGTGCCTGCTTTTTCCTATGGCCGTGTCATCAATACCTGTAATTTTGATGATCTAACCTCAGAACCATACAAGATCATTGATTTTTCAGCTGCCTATTTTGCAACGGGGAATGTGGCGATCGCCCGCCATTGGTTGGAAAAGGCAGGCCTCTTTGATACCCAGTTTCAACTCTACGGCTGGGAAGATTTAGAACTAGGGGTGCGCCTCAAGAAACTAGGTTTACGATTACTGAAGTGCCCCGAAGCCGTTGGCTATCACTGGCATCCACCCTTTTCCCTCAGTCAAGTTCCTGCCCTGATTCGGAAAGAGATAGAACGGGGAAGGATGGGGGTTTTATTTTATAAAAAGCATCCCATTTGGGAAGTGAAGCTCATGATTCAAATGACGCCATTTCACTATCTCCTTTGGGCAATTCTATCCCTTGGTGGACTTCTCAATGAGAAAACCATGGCTCCCCTCTTGCAATGGCTGATTAATATTGGTCGTCCTCAAGATGCACTCGAAGTGGCTCGTATCTTTTTGAACTGGTACAATGTTCGAGCTGTTTATTCAGCCTATCAAGAGCAAATTAAAAATTCAGTGTAG
- the dusB gene encoding tRNA dihydrouridine synthase DusB: MSTLTLSPELKARLAMPLRIGSVTVNSRVLQSPLAGVTDLVFRRLVRRYAPESMMYTEMVSASGLHYLKTLPRIMEVDANEHPISIQLFDCRPDFLAEAAIKAVAEGADTVDINMGCPVNKITKNGGGSSLLRDVKTAATIVRTVSQAVPVPVTVKTRIGWSDQEINILDFAKAMEDAGAAMITVHGRTRAQGFNGPARWEWIARVKERLSIPVIANGDIFSVEAAVRCLEQTGADGVMCSRGTMGYPFLVGEIDHFLKTGERRPAPTVVERLQCARDHLIGLWEYKGERGIRQGRKHLTWYAKGFADAAELRSQLCQIETLEAGLALLDQAIERLQNVQTVSETGAIAA, from the coding sequence ATGAGCACGCTAACCCTGTCACCAGAGCTGAAAGCCCGTCTAGCCATGCCGTTGCGGATTGGTTCTGTCACGGTCAACAGTCGGGTATTGCAGTCCCCTTTGGCAGGTGTGACAGACTTAGTCTTTCGGCGATTGGTACGCCGCTATGCCCCTGAGTCAATGATGTACACCGAGATGGTGAGTGCTTCAGGGCTGCACTATTTGAAAACCCTGCCTCGGATCATGGAAGTGGATGCCAATGAGCACCCCATTAGTATTCAACTCTTTGACTGCCGTCCTGATTTTTTAGCGGAAGCCGCAATCAAGGCAGTGGCTGAAGGGGCGGATACCGTGGACATCAACATGGGCTGCCCGGTGAATAAAATCACCAAGAATGGGGGTGGCTCTTCGCTGCTGCGGGATGTAAAAACAGCAGCCACAATTGTGCGTACGGTCTCCCAAGCGGTGCCTGTGCCAGTTACGGTGAAAACCCGCATCGGCTGGAGCGATCAGGAGATCAATATCCTTGACTTTGCCAAAGCAATGGAGGATGCTGGTGCGGCAATGATCACGGTTCATGGGCGGACTCGCGCTCAAGGCTTTAATGGCCCAGCCCGCTGGGAGTGGATTGCACGGGTGAAGGAGCGCTTGAGTATTCCAGTCATTGCCAATGGTGATATTTTTTCGGTGGAAGCAGCGGTGCGTTGTCTAGAGCAAACAGGGGCAGATGGCGTGATGTGCTCCCGCGGAACCATGGGTTATCCCTTTTTGGTCGGTGAGATTGATCACTTCTTAAAAACAGGGGAGCGCCGGCCGGCGCCAACGGTGGTAGAGCGGCTGCAATGTGCGCGAGATCATCTCATTGGCCTCTGGGAGTATAAGGGGGAGCGGGGGATTCGCCAAGGGCGTAAACATTTGACATGGTACGCCAAGGGTTTTGCCGATGCAGCAGAACTGCGCAGTCAATTGTGCCAGATTGAAACTCTAGAGGCGGGTTTAGCCCTCTTGGATCAGGCGATTGAGCGTTTGCAAAATGTCCAAACTGTCTCAGAAACGGGGGCGATCGCGGCCTAA
- the pflB gene encoding formate C-acetyltransferase yields MNCTRYTELPEAAWQEFTGGDWVHRIDVRDFIQRNYTPYTGDASFLVGASDRTQQLWAKVRDLMAQEREKGVLDADTSVPSSITSHAPGYIDRELEQIVGLQTDKPLKRAIMPFGGIRVVETALKAYGYELDPRTKEIFTKYRKTHNDGVFDAYTPEMRRCRKSGIITGLPDAYGRGRIIGDYRRVALYGVDRLIADKQAQQASLELDVMDEETIRLREELSEQIKALNELKEMAASYGFDISRPAANGKEAIQWLYFGYLAAVKEQNGAAMSLGRVSTFLDIYFERDLRRGTATEADIQEWIDHFVMKLRMVRFLRTPEYNELFSGDPTWVTESIGGMALDGRPLVTKTSFRILNTLYTLGPAPEPNLTVLWSENLPEAFKRFCAQVSIDTSSIQYENDDLMRPYWGDDYAIACCVSAMRVGKQMQFFGARVNLAKALLYAINGGRDEVSGQQVAPMFAPITGDTLKWEEVLPRFEQMMAWLAKVYVNTLNVIHYMHDKYCYERLEMALHDRDVFRTMACGVAGLSVVADALSAIKYAEVKVIRNAEGLAVDYEIKGDFPKYGNNDDRVDSLAVWVVETFMNEVRKHKTYRNAVPTQSILTITSNVVYGKKTGNTPDGRKAGEPFAPGANPMHGRDTKGAIASLASVAKLPYVHAQDGISNTFSIVPSALGKTREDQISNLVNMLDGYIHDQGFHINVNVLNREMLLDAMDHPELYPQLTIRVSGYAVNFIKLTREQQLDVIRRTFHERF; encoded by the coding sequence ATGAACTGTACACGTTACACAGAATTGCCCGAAGCGGCATGGCAAGAATTTACAGGTGGTGACTGGGTTCATCGCATTGATGTCCGCGACTTTATTCAGCGCAACTACACTCCCTACACAGGGGATGCCTCCTTCCTAGTGGGGGCGAGCGATCGCACCCAGCAACTTTGGGCAAAAGTGCGTGACCTGATGGCTCAAGAGCGAGAAAAAGGGGTGCTCGATGCGGATACCAGTGTCCCCTCCTCCATTACGTCGCACGCACCGGGCTACATTGACCGGGAGTTAGAGCAAATCGTGGGCCTGCAAACCGATAAACCCCTGAAACGTGCCATCATGCCCTTTGGTGGCATTCGCGTTGTGGAAACGGCCCTTAAAGCCTACGGTTACGAACTGGATCCGCGCACCAAAGAAATCTTCACCAAATATCGCAAAACCCACAACGATGGCGTCTTCGATGCCTACACACCCGAAATGCGCCGCTGTCGTAAATCGGGGATCATTACGGGACTGCCGGATGCCTACGGGCGGGGTCGGATTATTGGCGACTATCGCCGTGTGGCGCTCTATGGGGTGGATCGTCTGATTGCCGACAAACAGGCACAGCAGGCTTCCCTAGAACTGGATGTCATGGATGAAGAAACCATCCGCCTGCGGGAAGAACTTTCTGAGCAAATCAAAGCCCTCAATGAGCTGAAGGAAATGGCGGCCAGCTATGGCTTTGATATTTCGCGGCCTGCGGCCAATGGCAAAGAGGCGATTCAGTGGCTTTACTTCGGCTACCTTGCGGCGGTCAAAGAACAAAACGGCGCTGCCATGTCCCTTGGGCGGGTCTCCACCTTCCTTGACATTTACTTTGAACGGGATTTGCGCCGTGGCACAGCAACAGAAGCCGACATTCAAGAGTGGATTGACCACTTCGTCATGAAGCTGCGGATGGTGCGGTTCCTGCGGACGCCGGAATACAATGAACTCTTCTCGGGTGATCCCACGTGGGTGACAGAATCCATCGGCGGCATGGCTCTGGATGGTCGGCCACTGGTCACCAAAACCAGCTTTCGCATCCTGAATACGCTCTATACCCTCGGTCCAGCCCCGGAACCCAACTTGACCGTGCTGTGGTCGGAAAACTTGCCGGAGGCGTTCAAACGCTTCTGCGCCCAAGTCTCGATTGACACCAGTTCGATTCAATACGAAAACGATGACTTGATGCGTCCCTACTGGGGCGATGACTATGCGATCGCCTGCTGCGTCTCGGCGATGCGGGTCGGTAAACAAATGCAATTCTTTGGGGCACGGGTGAACTTGGCCAAAGCCCTCCTCTACGCAATTAATGGCGGTCGGGATGAAGTCTCTGGTCAGCAAGTGGCACCCATGTTTGCGCCGATTACCGGCGACACCCTGAAGTGGGAAGAAGTCCTGCCGCGCTTTGAGCAGATGATGGCTTGGTTGGCGAAGGTGTATGTGAATACCCTCAACGTCATCCACTACATGCACGATAAGTACTGCTACGAGCGGCTAGAGATGGCGCTCCACGATCGCGATGTCTTCCGCACGATGGCCTGTGGGGTGGCGGGTCTATCGGTGGTCGCGGATGCCCTCTCGGCCATTAAGTACGCCGAGGTGAAAGTGATCCGCAATGCCGAAGGGTTAGCGGTGGACTACGAGATCAAGGGTGATTTTCCGAAGTACGGCAACAACGACGATCGCGTGGATAGTCTCGCGGTGTGGGTTGTGGAAACCTTCATGAACGAAGTCCGCAAACACAAGACCTACCGTAATGCTGTCCCCACGCAGTCGATCTTGACGATTACCTCCAACGTCGTTTATGGCAAGAAAACCGGCAATACTCCCGATGGCCGCAAAGCCGGTGAACCCTTTGCACCGGGAGCTAATCCCATGCACGGTCGTGATACCAAAGGGGCGATCGCCTCACTGGCGTCCGTGGCCAAACTGCCCTATGTCCATGCCCAAGATGGCATTTCCAACACCTTCTCCATCGTGCCGAGTGCCCTTGGCAAGACACGGGAGGATCAAATCAGCAACTTGGTGAATATGCTGGATGGGTACATCCACGACCAAGGCTTCCATATCAACGTCAACGTCCTCAACCGCGAAATGTTGTTGGATGCCATGGATCACCCTGAACTGTACCCACAACTCACGATCCGCGTGTCGGGGTATGCGGTGAACTTTATCAAACTCACCCGCGAACAACAGTTGGATGTGATTCGCCGCACCTTCCATGAACGTTTTTAG
- a CDS encoding carboxylesterase: protein MWVTSQKARGFSSRLVNLVNRPFFHRYPEGDRACLLLHGLGGGVYELQLLAEVLYEAGWTVQGILYPGHDRPRAQMPASTWHQWYEAVVTAFKPLRDTHRTVAVVGFSTGGTLALHLADEYAVDALVLLAPFLRIYRPWFLPLAPETLVQSFGQWIPWVPRRSLPIRDRALRQAAEAACFFKSFNLQAVRSALNLIAQVAQELPLITTPTLIFQSHADTIVDPQGAQIIYAQLGSPQKELHWLKDSDHLLPLDVEREQVFAKVVAFLGR from the coding sequence ATGTGGGTCACATCACAAAAGGCAAGGGGGTTTTCCAGTCGCTTGGTCAATCTTGTCAACCGTCCCTTTTTCCATAGATACCCTGAGGGCGATCGCGCCTGTTTGCTCCTCCATGGCTTGGGGGGTGGGGTTTATGAACTGCAACTTTTGGCAGAGGTACTCTATGAAGCGGGCTGGACGGTTCAGGGCATTCTCTATCCGGGGCACGATCGCCCCCGTGCCCAAATGCCGGCCTCGACATGGCACCAATGGTATGAGGCAGTAGTGACAGCCTTTAAGCCCTTACGAGACACCCATCGCACGGTTGCCGTGGTGGGCTTTTCTACAGGGGGGACGCTAGCGTTGCATCTTGCCGATGAGTATGCCGTTGATGCTCTCGTGCTCCTTGCCCCCTTTTTGCGCATCTATCGGCCTTGGTTTTTGCCCTTGGCGCCGGAAACTTTGGTGCAATCCTTTGGTCAGTGGATTCCTTGGGTGCCTCGGCGGAGCCTACCGATTCGCGATCGCGCCCTGCGCCAAGCAGCGGAAGCCGCCTGCTTTTTCAAAAGTTTTAATCTCCAAGCTGTCCGCAGTGCCCTCAACCTGATTGCCCAAGTGGCGCAAGAGTTGCCCCTCATCACAACACCAACACTGATTTTCCAAAGCCATGCCGATACCATCGTTGACCCCCAAGGGGCGCAGATCATTTACGCACAACTAGGCAGTCCCCAAAAGGAATTGCACTGGCTCAAAGATTCGGATCACTTGCTCCCCCTTGATGTCGAGCGAGAACAGGTATTCGCCAAGGTGGTCGCCTTTTTGGGAAGATAG
- a CDS encoding sulfurtransferase TusA family protein — METLDLRGTPCPLNFVRTKLRLQQLPPQQPLEVWLDPGEPIEQVPDSLRMAGYDVLGIEPRQDYFALQVQRLHE, encoded by the coding sequence ATGGAAACACTAGATCTACGGGGAACGCCCTGTCCCTTGAACTTTGTGCGCACTAAACTGCGGCTACAACAGTTACCCCCCCAACAACCCCTTGAGGTCTGGTTAGATCCAGGGGAACCTATTGAGCAGGTGCCCGATAGTTTGCGGATGGCGGGCTATGATGTCCTCGGCATTGAGCCACGACAGGACTATTTTGCCCTTCAGGTGCAGCGTCTTCATGAGTGA